A part of Drosophila bipectinata strain 14024-0381.07 chromosome 3L, DbipHiC1v2, whole genome shotgun sequence genomic DNA contains:
- the ND-MLRQ gene encoding cytochrome c oxidase subunit NDUFA4, with translation MQGLGLQSLKKNPALIPLYVCVGAGAIGAVYYMARLATRNPDVTWNRTSNPEPWQEYKDKQYKFYSPVRDYSKTKSAAPNFEE, from the exons ATGCAAGGACTTGGTCTTCAAAGCCTTAAGAAAAATCCTGCT TTAATACCACTTTACGTGTGTGTTGGCGCAGGAGCAATTGGAGCTGTATATTATATGGCCCGTCTTGCAACTCGCAATCCCGACGTAACATGGAATCGCACATCAAATCCTGAGCCTTGGCAAGAGTACAAAGACAAACAGTACAAG ttttACTCGCCTGTGAGGGATTACTCTAAAACTAAGAGTGCTGCTCCAAATTTCGAGGaataa
- the LOC122322271 gene encoding craniofacial development protein 2-like produces the protein MERIIIARFRCNARHITIVQCYAPTEDASDDVKDDFYNALTSSLTRIEKGDIKILMGDFNAKIGPNNNGLETIMGRHGVGTRSNNGDRLIDLCQTFQLVIGGTYTEEHRGGDAWHPTTQAHGLDISAHLGTYQQTEQPKVESRP, from the exons ATGGAGAG AATCATCATTGCCAGATTCCGATGCAATGCTAGACACATCACCATCGTGCAGTGCTATGCTCCAACAGAAGACGCCAGCGATGACGTCAAAGACGACTTCTACAACGCCCTCACATCCTCACTCACTAGGATCGAAAAAGGTGACATAAAAATTCTCATGGGAGACTTCAATGCGAAAATCGGCCCCAACAACAACGGATTGGAAACAATCATGGGCCGACATGGTGTTGGCACACGCAGCAATAATGGTGACAGGCTAATCGACTTATGTCAGACCTTCCAACTGGTTATTGGTGGCACT TATACTGAGGAGCACCGCGGAGGAGATGCTTGGCACCCGACAACGCAGGCGCACGGATTGGATATCAGCGCTCACTTGGGAACTTATCAGCAAACGGAACAGCCTAAAGTCGAAAGCAGACCATGA